GTGATGGTGTTGATGGGACTTTTTGCTGTGTGGGTATCAAAAGAAATGGTTGTAAAATATTTGGGGAAAACTTCAGGAATAAAAGGTGTTTTTCTTGCCATACTCTTTGGTGCACTGCCGCCAGGCCCCCTTTATGTGGCTTTCCCTTTGGCTGCAGGCTTGCTAAAAAAAGGCGCACGCATTTCCAACATCATTATTTTTCTTTCAGCATGGGGTTGTATAAAGATTCCTCAAGAGATGGTGGAACTCCAGTTCCTTGGGCTAAAATTTATGGCAACAAGACTTATTTTAACAGTCATTTTTGTGGTCATCATGGGAGTGTCCATAGAGCGAATAATTGAATGGAGTGATAAAAAGACAAGCAAATCTATAGGAGGTGAAGATGATGCAAGTATTTGATCTTAAAGCAATGGGATCATATCCATATGAGGAAAGGGACAAGAATGTCTTTTACAAAGCTAAGGAATTCAAAGCAAGAATTATCGAACTTCCACCCAGCGGAGAGATGCCAACTTGTGAAATGGTTTCTTACGTTATTTTCTATGTTCTTGAGGGAGCGGCAGAAGTAAAGGTTAATCAACAAAAAGCAAACATTAAAGAGGGACAGTGTCTTATCACTGATCCAGCAACGTTATCGATGAGGACAAAGAATGGTGTCAAGATAATGGGTATACAGGTGGTGAAAAGTTGAATGCAACGTCGCCTAACAGGTGCGTATGCGGTTCGCTAACGCTCACCCAAATTCCCTCCCTATCGGTCGGGAACTTCGCATACGCCCCAGCCGTTAACCAACATAATCAAGGAAAAGTAAATGCAGAAAAAGGAAAGTACACATATTATATTTGATGGTAAACAAATTAGGATTTCAAAGAACCTTAGAGAAATATTTAAGTTTCTTTCAGATGTAAGCAAAGAAATCGAAGATCTATTGAGCCTTGAGATGAAAATCGTAAATATTCAAGAAGGCTACAAGAATTTATTGGATTTTAGTAAAACACTATTGAAAATTGTAGAACAAAATAATCTTGAATTTAATACAGATTTATCAATGAAAGATATCGAGGATAGTTTAACTTTATTTCAAGATTTCCGCTATCCAATCCGGTCAACAATAATTGCATTATTCTCATACATTGAAGTTTTGTATTGTATTGATTTAGCATATCAAAATTCGATCAGTGATCCAACAAAGATTCTAAGCCTTTCAAATGATAAAAGTGTAAAAAAATTTATAACTCAATATATCTTGAATGAAAATAATAGCTTTTACAAAGCTAATAAACAAAGGTTCTCCAAGATTACATCAAAAAATTTAAGACAATTAAGAAATCTCTTAGTTCATTTCTTTTCAACAAATGCTGAAATCTCAATACATCCAACAAACTTTGAGAAAAAAGCTCGAATAATTGAATCAGAATTTGAGAAAAGTGGGCAGAATAATTTTATATTCCTTTCATCTAATGATTTATACAATTTAATCAAAGACTCGTCTGAATTAATTCTTATTGAATGGACAAATGATTTTCAGAGTATGCCAGAGCAGTTTAAGGATAAGATATTTTGTGTAAAGAAACTAATAACTGAAATTGGTTCTGTTATTATTCCTGATTCTGCTATAAAAATAAACAAAGATAATTGATGAAGATATGATGGCGCTAACAAGCGTGTCGTCGGTTTGGGTTGGTTGGTGTTCTTCGTCTGAATCGTTCCGATTCAGGGTTTGGTTGTTTGTTTTGGGCGTGATCGTTCCGATCCCACCGCACACGCAGAACATTACAAGCAACTAAAATAATTGGAGGTCAAATGAAAATTTCAATACTGTTATTATTAAGCTTGCTAATAGTTAATACTTCTTTTGCTCAAATAAGTTTCAATCCACACATAGT
This genomic interval from Bacteroidales bacterium contains the following:
- a CDS encoding permease, yielding VMVLMGLFAVWVSKEMVVKYLGKTSGIKGVFLAILFGALPPGPLYVAFPLAAGLLKKGARISNIIIFLSAWGCIKIPQEMVELQFLGLKFMATRLILTVIFVVIMGVSIERIIEWSDKKTSKSIGGEDDASI